A single genomic interval of Shewanella halotolerans harbors:
- the rplK gene encoding 50S ribosomal protein L11, translated as MAKKVDGYIKLQVAAGAANPSPPVGPALGQKGVNIMEFCKAFNARTEKFEKGMPIPVVITVYTDRSFTFETKTPPASFLLLKAAGLKSGSGRPNTEKVGTIKRSAVQEIAETKAADMTGADIEAMTRSIEGTARSMGLVVED; from the coding sequence ATGGCAAAGAAAGTTGATGGTTACATCAAACTACAAGTAGCAGCCGGTGCTGCAAACCCGTCGCCACCAGTTGGTCCTGCATTGGGTCAAAAAGGTGTCAACATCATGGAATTCTGTAAAGCATTCAACGCTCGTACTGAAAAGTTCGAGAAAGGTATGCCAATTCCTGTTGTGATCACTGTTTACACTGATCGCTCTTTCACTTTTGAAACTAAGACTCCACCTGCTTCATTCCTGCTGCTTAAAGCTGCTGGTCTTAAGTCTGGTTCAGGCCGTCCTAACACTGAAAAAGTGGGAACTATCAAGCGTAGCGCTGTCCAGGAAATCGCTGAGACTAAAGCCGCTGATATGACTGGTGCTGACATTGAAGCGATGACTCGCTCAATCGAAGGTACTGCGCGTTCAATGGGTTTGGTAGTAGAGGATTAA
- the rplA gene encoding 50S ribosomal protein L1 — translation MAKLTKRARLIREKVEATKSYDINEAVALLKELATAKFVESVDVAVNLGVDPRKSDQNVRGATVLPHGTGREVRVAVFTQGANADAAKEAGAELVGMDELAAQVKAGEMNFDVVIASPDAMRVVGQLGQILGPRGLMPNPKTGTVTPNVAEAVKNAKAGQVRYRNDKNGIIHTTIGKVDFEPVQLKENLDALLGALIKAKPAAAKGVFVKKVSISTTMGAGVAVDQSTLNPTA, via the coding sequence ATGGCAAAGCTAACTAAACGCGCGCGTTTGATCCGCGAAAAAGTAGAAGCGACTAAGAGCTACGACATCAACGAAGCTGTTGCACTACTGAAAGAACTAGCTACTGCTAAGTTCGTTGAAAGTGTTGACGTTGCGGTTAACCTAGGTGTTGACCCACGTAAATCAGACCAAAACGTTCGTGGTGCGACTGTTCTGCCACACGGTACTGGTCGTGAAGTACGTGTTGCTGTGTTTACTCAAGGTGCTAACGCTGACGCCGCTAAAGAAGCCGGTGCTGAGCTAGTTGGTATGGACGAGCTTGCTGCACAAGTTAAAGCTGGTGAAATGAACTTCGACGTAGTTATCGCATCTCCAGATGCAATGCGCGTTGTTGGTCAGTTAGGCCAAATCCTGGGCCCACGTGGTCTGATGCCTAACCCTAAGACTGGCACTGTAACGCCTAACGTTGCTGAAGCTGTTAAGAACGCTAAAGCTGGTCAGGTTCGTTACCGCAATGACAAGAACGGTATCATCCACACTACCATAGGTAAAGTGGACTTCGAACCAGTTCAACTGAAAGAAAACCTAGACGCTCTGCTAGGCGCGCTTATCAAAGCTAAGCCAGCTGCAGCGAAAGGCGTTTTCGTTAAGAAAGTAAGCATCTCTACCACTATGGGTGCAGGTGTTGCGGTTGATCAGAGCACTCTGAACCCAACTGCTTAA